AATGTCTTAAAGGAGAAGAAATACCCCTTCAGTCAAGGATTATAGCTATAGTGGATGCCTATGATATTATGATTAATGAAAAAAGGAATGGAAAAACTCTAACAGAAGATATGGCGGTAAAAGAATTGAAAAAAAATTCAGGAACTTGTTTTGAACCAAGGTTAGTGGGGATATTTATTGAAAAGGTATTAAATAGGCCCTTAGTTGAAGAAGATACTGGGTAGTTAAGCATATAATTTAAGCGTATATCTCATAATAACAAAAAGATATTTTTAAATTTGTGAGGTGGTTGTTATGGATTTTAATGATGTAATAAAACTAAGAAGAAGCATAAGAAAATTTAGACCTGATGCTGTAGAGGACTCTCATATAAAGGAAATATTAGAAGCTGGCAGAATGGCGCCATCTGCATCAAATCTCCAATCTACACGATATGTAGTGATAAAAAGTGAAGAAGTAAGGAAGGAGATGGAGCAGTGTACTTTACCCTTTGTTACTAAAGCTCCAGTTATAATAGTATGCTGTACAGATACAGAAGTATTTTTGACTGCAGCCAAGAGATCCCGGGAATTAATAAATTCGGGAGCCTTTGAAGATAACGGCGAGGATAGAGAAAAAATCAACAAATATAAAGAAACCACTACATTGAATAAAGAAACTGCCAAAGCTTACTTATGGGAAAATGCAGGTATTGCTGTTGAACATATGGTATTAAAAGCAGTTGATTTAGGACTTGGAACTTGCTGGGTGGGGATTGTAGACCGTGAAAAAGCTAAAAAAATATTGAAATTGGAAGATAGATATGATATAGTGGCACTTCTTCCAATTGGATATCCAGATCAAGATCCATCTCCAAGGCCAAGGCTACCTATGGACGAAATACTTTTAAAGGAGATATAGAATAATATATTTTTAAATTTCATTAGTTACAGGGTTTTTAAACTATTCCTAAATTATAATTAATGCTCCCTCTGATTTTCAAATACGCAGAGGGAGCGTTTTTGTAAGCTATTTGATTTTAACAAGTACGTAAAAATCAATTCCTGTAATATTAAAAATTTTATTTTCCATGTCCACATTTCCGTATATATTTGAAAATATTAATTTGACTTTTATATTAGTATTTTCTTC
This genomic interval from Clostridium kluyveri contains the following:
- a CDS encoding nitroreductase family protein; the encoded protein is MDFNDVIKLRRSIRKFRPDAVEDSHIKEILEAGRMAPSASNLQSTRYVVIKSEEVRKEMEQCTLPFVTKAPVIIVCCTDTEVFLTAAKRSRELINSGAFEDNGEDREKINKYKETTTLNKETAKAYLWENAGIAVEHMVLKAVDLGLGTCWVGIVDREKAKKILKLEDRYDIVALLPIGYPDQDPSPRPRLPMDEILLKEI